In Aricia agestis chromosome 16, ilAriAges1.1, whole genome shotgun sequence, one genomic interval encodes:
- the LOC121734962 gene encoding uncharacterized protein LOC121734962 isoform X1 codes for MERLFHDFNLALEESNCGKQERRKLGMRRRTRSAGNLPAAVTVSLVEDGSSSSPPQAPVITQPLSDSDDPHLSVHKSNIKSRQYCQIGNFESDSFNENFSPRRPSNARRKRKYKKTPMDYTDGKTSPPIEILSVTTEPNSLGSSITLQTQPISPLLLTSKPKQERNLFCGKRKWSHRDKSDMTCEMRERSFSGGCSSKSAYFKNDIKSKKHDEKKRTSVLQPGKIVLKSQNAEGSKPSLISSSPLPGSSSFNFVYKNLSKNGTPTLSKMTGYRIATDLPPFFNPTTSTGKNSDGKYHRKIKILNKTHPQSSLRNPLNFDDSNSGMDCTGNESSSLSSSDSDGVVTNDSDREGDDELTDWPGIEELKVFNKSLTFKSSKSVNNNCTKSISNMPPPKRLKKEKCLVKSGWASCKNRFKKKRVKVDSGNEDDGMLSDSKTVVDPHDEVLKENKHIMPHSSLSSFSDIKNAGISGQNADQRFFQSFQAFQEKTEKQEEFNSVPRTNFTLQKTSSSDLNVSEKSPQSDHYYSEHSMGNTGVTEVREIRAGCRRIREERPGFLILSAANEQLSKFLQDSCQTELKLPSFQDPDEKEKLESLAKLYSLELQVEMGRPTLRKTSNTMQAVRVEHSSHNLPSDHKRRCYGEDADTSFSLSDHNSANDLDEDDHIGKILDPGELD; via the exons CAGCTGCAGTTACTGTAAGTCTGGTGGAAGATGGCAGTTCCAGCAGTCCACCCCAAGCTCCTGTCATCACTCAGCCACTGTCAGACTCGGATGATCCGCACCTCAGCGTCCACAAATCCAACATTAAATCCAGACAATACTGTCAGATTGGCAACTTTGAGTCTGATTCTTTCAACGAAAACTTCTCTCCGAGAAGGCCCTCAAATGCAAGACGTAAACGGAAGTACAAGAAGACCCCAATGGATTACACAGATGGCAAAACATCACCACCAATAGAGATTCTAAGTGTCACAACTGag CCTAACTCCTTGGGAAGCAGTATCACTTTGCAAACACAACCTATCTCACCGCTGCTACTCACAAGCAAACCCAAACAGGAAAG GAACTTATTTTGTGGAAAACGAAAGTGGTCTCATAGGGATAAGAGTGATATGACTTGTGAAATGAGAGAAAGATCATTTAGTGGAGGTTGCTCTTCAAAATCcgcatattttaaaaatgatattaaatccAAGAAACATGACGAGAAAAAGAGAACATCTGTGCTGCAGCCAGGCAAAATTGTACTCAAATCTCAAAATGCAGAAGGTTCTAAACCATCTTTGATCTCAAGTTCACCTCTACCAGGCAGTTCAAGTTTTAATTTCGTGTACAAGAACCTATCTAAAAATGGAACTCCTACGTTATCTAAAATGACGGGATACAGAATAGCAACAGATCTCCCACCATTTTTTAACCCAACTACGAGTACGGGAAAAAACAGTGATGGCAAGTACCACCGAAAAATAAAGATACTCAACAAGACTCATCCCCAGAGCTCCCTGAGGAATCCCTTAAATTTTGACGACTCAAACAGCGGCATGGACTGCACAGGCAACGAGAGCAGCTCACTCAGCAGTAGCGATTCTGATGGAGTAGTCACAAATGACAGCGATAGAGAAGGTGATGATGAGCTCACAGACTGGCCCGGTATAGAAGAATTGAAGGTCTTCAATAAAAGCCTAACATTTAAATCTTCTAAATCTGTAAATAATAACTGCACGAAGTCTATTAGCAACATGCCCCCACCGAAACGATTGAAGAAAGAAAAATGTTTAGTCAAAAGCGGCTGGGCGAGTTGTAAGAATAGGTTTAAGAAGAAAAGAGTGAAAGTGGACTCAGGTAACGAAGACGACGGTATGCTGTCCGACTCCAAAACCGTCGTAGACCCCCACGACGAGGTCCTAAAGGAGAACAAGCATATAATGCCTCACTCCTCGCTGTCGAGTTTCAGTGACATAAAAAATGCTGGCATATCAGGCCAAAACGCCGACCAAAGGTTTTTTCAGTCCTTTCAAGCATTTCAGGAGAAAACAGAGAAGCAGGAGGAATTTAATTCGGTGCCGCGCACAAATTTCACGTTACAGAAAACGTCCTCGAGCGATTTGAACGTGAGCGAGAAATCTCCACAGAGTGACCATTACTACAGCGAACATTCCATGGGTAATACCGGGGTGACTGAGGTGAGAGAGATCCGGGCAGGCTGTAGGAGGATAAGGGAGGAGAGACCAGGGTTTCTCATACTCAGTGCAGCTAATGAGCAGCTGTCCAAGTTCCTTCAAGACTCCTGCCAGACTGAACTGAAGCTGCCGAGTTTCCAAGACCCAGATGAAAAGGAAAAATTGGAATCTCTGGCTAAACTATACTCCCTAGAATTACAAGTCGAAATGGGGAGGCCTACTTTAAGGAAAACTAG taACACAATGCAAGCTGTACGTGTAGAACATTCCAGTCACAACCTTCCATCGGATCACAAGCGACGGTGTTACGGAGAAGATGCTGACACCAGCTTTAGCCTCAGCGACCACAATTCAGCCAACGATTTGGACGAAGACGATCACATAGGCAAGATACTCGATCCCGGGGAATTGGATTAA
- the LOC121734962 gene encoding uncharacterized protein LOC121734962 isoform X3, producing the protein MTSIWLWKKVIAVNRNVENSECDDALDQQGIYLISAAAVTVSLVEDGSSSSPPQAPVITQPLSDSDDPHLSVHKSNIKSRQYCQIGNFESDSFNENFSPRRPSNARRKRKYKKTPMDYTDGKTSPPIEILSVTTEPNSLGSSITLQTQPISPLLLTSKPKQERNLFCGKRKWSHRDKSDMTCEMRERSFSGGCSSKSAYFKNDIKSKKHDEKKRTSVLQPGKIVLKSQNAEGSKPSLISSSPLPGSSSFNFVYKNLSKNGTPTLSKMTGYRIATDLPPFFNPTTSTGKNSDGKYHRKIKILNKTHPQSSLRNPLNFDDSNSGMDCTGNESSSLSSSDSDGVVTNDSDREGDDELTDWPGIEELKVFNKSLTFKSSKSVNNNCTKSISNMPPPKRLKKEKCLVKSGWASCKNRFKKKRVKVDSGNEDDGMLSDSKTVVDPHDEVLKENKHIMPHSSLSSFSDIKNAGISGQNADQRFFQSFQAFQEKTEKQEEFNSVPRTNFTLQKTSSSDLNVSEKSPQSDHYYSEHSMGNTGVTEVREIRAGCRRIREERPGFLILSAANEQLSKFLQDSCQTELKLPSFQDPDEKEKLESLAKLYSLELQVEMGRPTLRKTSNTMQAVRVEHSSHNLPSDHKRRCYGEDADTSFSLSDHNSANDLDEDDHIGKILDPGELD; encoded by the exons CTCATTTCAGCAGCTGCAGTTACTGTAAGTCTGGTGGAAGATGGCAGTTCCAGCAGTCCACCCCAAGCTCCTGTCATCACTCAGCCACTGTCAGACTCGGATGATCCGCACCTCAGCGTCCACAAATCCAACATTAAATCCAGACAATACTGTCAGATTGGCAACTTTGAGTCTGATTCTTTCAACGAAAACTTCTCTCCGAGAAGGCCCTCAAATGCAAGACGTAAACGGAAGTACAAGAAGACCCCAATGGATTACACAGATGGCAAAACATCACCACCAATAGAGATTCTAAGTGTCACAACTGag CCTAACTCCTTGGGAAGCAGTATCACTTTGCAAACACAACCTATCTCACCGCTGCTACTCACAAGCAAACCCAAACAGGAAAG GAACTTATTTTGTGGAAAACGAAAGTGGTCTCATAGGGATAAGAGTGATATGACTTGTGAAATGAGAGAAAGATCATTTAGTGGAGGTTGCTCTTCAAAATCcgcatattttaaaaatgatattaaatccAAGAAACATGACGAGAAAAAGAGAACATCTGTGCTGCAGCCAGGCAAAATTGTACTCAAATCTCAAAATGCAGAAGGTTCTAAACCATCTTTGATCTCAAGTTCACCTCTACCAGGCAGTTCAAGTTTTAATTTCGTGTACAAGAACCTATCTAAAAATGGAACTCCTACGTTATCTAAAATGACGGGATACAGAATAGCAACAGATCTCCCACCATTTTTTAACCCAACTACGAGTACGGGAAAAAACAGTGATGGCAAGTACCACCGAAAAATAAAGATACTCAACAAGACTCATCCCCAGAGCTCCCTGAGGAATCCCTTAAATTTTGACGACTCAAACAGCGGCATGGACTGCACAGGCAACGAGAGCAGCTCACTCAGCAGTAGCGATTCTGATGGAGTAGTCACAAATGACAGCGATAGAGAAGGTGATGATGAGCTCACAGACTGGCCCGGTATAGAAGAATTGAAGGTCTTCAATAAAAGCCTAACATTTAAATCTTCTAAATCTGTAAATAATAACTGCACGAAGTCTATTAGCAACATGCCCCCACCGAAACGATTGAAGAAAGAAAAATGTTTAGTCAAAAGCGGCTGGGCGAGTTGTAAGAATAGGTTTAAGAAGAAAAGAGTGAAAGTGGACTCAGGTAACGAAGACGACGGTATGCTGTCCGACTCCAAAACCGTCGTAGACCCCCACGACGAGGTCCTAAAGGAGAACAAGCATATAATGCCTCACTCCTCGCTGTCGAGTTTCAGTGACATAAAAAATGCTGGCATATCAGGCCAAAACGCCGACCAAAGGTTTTTTCAGTCCTTTCAAGCATTTCAGGAGAAAACAGAGAAGCAGGAGGAATTTAATTCGGTGCCGCGCACAAATTTCACGTTACAGAAAACGTCCTCGAGCGATTTGAACGTGAGCGAGAAATCTCCACAGAGTGACCATTACTACAGCGAACATTCCATGGGTAATACCGGGGTGACTGAGGTGAGAGAGATCCGGGCAGGCTGTAGGAGGATAAGGGAGGAGAGACCAGGGTTTCTCATACTCAGTGCAGCTAATGAGCAGCTGTCCAAGTTCCTTCAAGACTCCTGCCAGACTGAACTGAAGCTGCCGAGTTTCCAAGACCCAGATGAAAAGGAAAAATTGGAATCTCTGGCTAAACTATACTCCCTAGAATTACAAGTCGAAATGGGGAGGCCTACTTTAAGGAAAACTAG taACACAATGCAAGCTGTACGTGTAGAACATTCCAGTCACAACCTTCCATCGGATCACAAGCGACGGTGTTACGGAGAAGATGCTGACACCAGCTTTAGCCTCAGCGACCACAATTCAGCCAACGATTTGGACGAAGACGATCACATAGGCAAGATACTCGATCCCGGGGAATTGGATTAA
- the LOC121734962 gene encoding uncharacterized protein LOC121734962 isoform X2: protein MERLFHDFNLALEESNCGKQERRKLGMRRRTRSAGNLPAVTVSLVEDGSSSSPPQAPVITQPLSDSDDPHLSVHKSNIKSRQYCQIGNFESDSFNENFSPRRPSNARRKRKYKKTPMDYTDGKTSPPIEILSVTTEPNSLGSSITLQTQPISPLLLTSKPKQERNLFCGKRKWSHRDKSDMTCEMRERSFSGGCSSKSAYFKNDIKSKKHDEKKRTSVLQPGKIVLKSQNAEGSKPSLISSSPLPGSSSFNFVYKNLSKNGTPTLSKMTGYRIATDLPPFFNPTTSTGKNSDGKYHRKIKILNKTHPQSSLRNPLNFDDSNSGMDCTGNESSSLSSSDSDGVVTNDSDREGDDELTDWPGIEELKVFNKSLTFKSSKSVNNNCTKSISNMPPPKRLKKEKCLVKSGWASCKNRFKKKRVKVDSGNEDDGMLSDSKTVVDPHDEVLKENKHIMPHSSLSSFSDIKNAGISGQNADQRFFQSFQAFQEKTEKQEEFNSVPRTNFTLQKTSSSDLNVSEKSPQSDHYYSEHSMGNTGVTEVREIRAGCRRIREERPGFLILSAANEQLSKFLQDSCQTELKLPSFQDPDEKEKLESLAKLYSLELQVEMGRPTLRKTSNTMQAVRVEHSSHNLPSDHKRRCYGEDADTSFSLSDHNSANDLDEDDHIGKILDPGELD, encoded by the exons CTGCAGTTACTGTAAGTCTGGTGGAAGATGGCAGTTCCAGCAGTCCACCCCAAGCTCCTGTCATCACTCAGCCACTGTCAGACTCGGATGATCCGCACCTCAGCGTCCACAAATCCAACATTAAATCCAGACAATACTGTCAGATTGGCAACTTTGAGTCTGATTCTTTCAACGAAAACTTCTCTCCGAGAAGGCCCTCAAATGCAAGACGTAAACGGAAGTACAAGAAGACCCCAATGGATTACACAGATGGCAAAACATCACCACCAATAGAGATTCTAAGTGTCACAACTGag CCTAACTCCTTGGGAAGCAGTATCACTTTGCAAACACAACCTATCTCACCGCTGCTACTCACAAGCAAACCCAAACAGGAAAG GAACTTATTTTGTGGAAAACGAAAGTGGTCTCATAGGGATAAGAGTGATATGACTTGTGAAATGAGAGAAAGATCATTTAGTGGAGGTTGCTCTTCAAAATCcgcatattttaaaaatgatattaaatccAAGAAACATGACGAGAAAAAGAGAACATCTGTGCTGCAGCCAGGCAAAATTGTACTCAAATCTCAAAATGCAGAAGGTTCTAAACCATCTTTGATCTCAAGTTCACCTCTACCAGGCAGTTCAAGTTTTAATTTCGTGTACAAGAACCTATCTAAAAATGGAACTCCTACGTTATCTAAAATGACGGGATACAGAATAGCAACAGATCTCCCACCATTTTTTAACCCAACTACGAGTACGGGAAAAAACAGTGATGGCAAGTACCACCGAAAAATAAAGATACTCAACAAGACTCATCCCCAGAGCTCCCTGAGGAATCCCTTAAATTTTGACGACTCAAACAGCGGCATGGACTGCACAGGCAACGAGAGCAGCTCACTCAGCAGTAGCGATTCTGATGGAGTAGTCACAAATGACAGCGATAGAGAAGGTGATGATGAGCTCACAGACTGGCCCGGTATAGAAGAATTGAAGGTCTTCAATAAAAGCCTAACATTTAAATCTTCTAAATCTGTAAATAATAACTGCACGAAGTCTATTAGCAACATGCCCCCACCGAAACGATTGAAGAAAGAAAAATGTTTAGTCAAAAGCGGCTGGGCGAGTTGTAAGAATAGGTTTAAGAAGAAAAGAGTGAAAGTGGACTCAGGTAACGAAGACGACGGTATGCTGTCCGACTCCAAAACCGTCGTAGACCCCCACGACGAGGTCCTAAAGGAGAACAAGCATATAATGCCTCACTCCTCGCTGTCGAGTTTCAGTGACATAAAAAATGCTGGCATATCAGGCCAAAACGCCGACCAAAGGTTTTTTCAGTCCTTTCAAGCATTTCAGGAGAAAACAGAGAAGCAGGAGGAATTTAATTCGGTGCCGCGCACAAATTTCACGTTACAGAAAACGTCCTCGAGCGATTTGAACGTGAGCGAGAAATCTCCACAGAGTGACCATTACTACAGCGAACATTCCATGGGTAATACCGGGGTGACTGAGGTGAGAGAGATCCGGGCAGGCTGTAGGAGGATAAGGGAGGAGAGACCAGGGTTTCTCATACTCAGTGCAGCTAATGAGCAGCTGTCCAAGTTCCTTCAAGACTCCTGCCAGACTGAACTGAAGCTGCCGAGTTTCCAAGACCCAGATGAAAAGGAAAAATTGGAATCTCTGGCTAAACTATACTCCCTAGAATTACAAGTCGAAATGGGGAGGCCTACTTTAAGGAAAACTAG taACACAATGCAAGCTGTACGTGTAGAACATTCCAGTCACAACCTTCCATCGGATCACAAGCGACGGTGTTACGGAGAAGATGCTGACACCAGCTTTAGCCTCAGCGACCACAATTCAGCCAACGATTTGGACGAAGACGATCACATAGGCAAGATACTCGATCCCGGGGAATTGGATTAA